A single region of the Oryzias latipes chromosome 19, ASM223467v1 genome encodes:
- the prr35 gene encoding proline-rich protein 35: MSKDDICKVTSASKHKERKPKKPHYIPRPWGKPYNYKCFQCPFTCMEKSHLYNHMKYSLCKNSLSLLIESDWPYKKGNILHPDQLRPFQQAHGLHVGRKDDVEQSVHSEEKSGQRRSVEAEGESREIHREEEEEEGGQEEQVEVSGVTKKMFSRGDAADGSTRFKEPVSELLMSDVLSLEDQLFRARSVEVEAHLRHQKLPKTCLSTPGLLSEHWRLLASSHMKTKAEGAPARVSGSIPCYPPPPTLVDYQDPAGLNLSMFGVGYPISPSLFSYVNSALPGAASSISSQSHAQLTQLPFLASATQLMHPASTAHTDRTIIPSRLYPFLCEHAFGPASAPNEASKPPKTSTNCLDVGPLSGFQPKVNLWKVPALMPGNTVSPASWVSSQRDSPDQNCRLEEKVQTAAKESKASQGLKRTGSALRIQETPPEKKSTMGFAVNLLKNIQTATTDKLLYRSSLQDAQLQVRSSELWCNNPLTSPNSESIFLSPAGKTSTQDSNTADRIKEGASESVAALLTNLSKALQEYQEAEHKISHLEKEDLSAQRHLWEHLSKIRSELSHIHQALERSAVQSDGPLDLSVKRDSTDSAGEQIAQENAGLQDNTTDTEEEEDEELDEKKEDEDENDRKALRASLESRKQSLDMLIKISQASVVNTDVLSPGGLGLRPAEALWPSRTTKCEADSSVLLCPDGRSVMFTDIPSSIKPQKRSPSIHRLESQCPLSPLAVPDS, from the exons ATGTCCAAGGACGACATCTGCAAAGTGACGTCTGCTAGCAAACACAAGGAGCGCAAGCCCAAGAAGCCCCATTACATTCCTCGACCATGGGGGAAACCCTACAACTACAAATGCTTCCAGTGTCCTTTTACCTGCATGGAGAAGTCCCACCTGTACAATCACATGAAGTACAGCCTCTGTAAGAACTCCTTGTCCCTACTCATTGAGTCAGACTGGCCGTACAAGAAAGGCAACATCCTGCACCCTGATCAGCTGCGACCCTTCCAGCAGGCACACGGCCTCCACGTTGGTAGGAAAGATGATGTGGAGCAGTCGGTGCACAGTGAGGAGAAGTCTGGGCAACGGAGGTCTGTAGAGGCAGAGGGGGAGAGCAGGGAGATtcacagagaggaggaagaagaagagggagggcagGAAGAGCAAGTTGAAGTCTCTGGGGTCACCAAGAAAATGTTTAGCAGAGGGGATGCCGCAGACGGCAGCACCAGGTTCAAGGAGCCAGTTTCCGAGCTTTTGATGAGTGACGTGCTATCTTTAGAAGATCAGCTGTTCCGCGCGCGCTCTGTAGAAGTAGAAGCCCACCTCAGACACCAGAAGTTGCCGAAGACGTGTCTCAGCACTCCCGGGCTGCTTTCAGAGCACTGGCGGCTACTAGCATCCAGCCACATGAAAACCAAAGCAGAAGGTGCTCCAGCTCGAGTGAGTGGTTCAATACCCTGTTACCCTCCTCCACCCACCCTGGTTGACTACCAGGACCCTGCTGGACTCAACCTTTCAATGTTCGGAGTGGGTTACCCCATTAGCCCCAGCCTTTTCTCTTACGTGAATTCAGCTCTGCCCGGTGCAGCGTCCAGCATCAGCTCTCAGTCCCACGCACAGCTCACCCAGCTTCCCTTCCTCGCATCAGCCACTCAGCTGATGCACCCAGCCTCCAccgcacacacagacagaaccaTCATCCCTTCTCGCCTCTACCCCTTCTTGTGCGAACACGCATTCGGACCTGCTTCCGCTCCGAATGAAGCCAGCAAACCCCCTAAGACTTCCACTAACTGTTTGGACGTGGGTCCTTTGTCCGGCTTTCAGCCAAAAGTCAATCTGTGGAAGGTGCCCGCTTTGATGCCAGGGAACACCGTGTCCCCAGCAAGTTGGGTGTCTTCTCAGAGAGACTCTCCTGATCAAAACTGCAGGCTGGAAGAAAAAGTGCAGACGGCTGCCAAGGAAAGCAAAGCAAGCCAGGGTCTCAAGAGGACAGGAAGTGCGCTGAGAATTCAGGAGACACCACCAGAGAAGAAGTCAACCATGGGCTTTGCTGTCAACCTTCTGAAAAACATTCAGACTGCAACGACTGACAAACTACTCTACCGAAGCAG TCTGCAGGATGCTCAACTCCAGGTCCGGTCCAGTGAACTGTGGTGCAACAATCCTCTTACAAGCCCCAATAGTGAAAGTATCTTTCTATCACCTGCTGGGAAAACAAGCACCCAAGACTCGAATACCGCCGACAGAATAAAGGAAGGAGCTTCTGAGTCCGTGGCTGCTCTCCTCACCAATCTCTCCAAGGCGCTGCAGGAGTATCAGGAGGCCGAGCACAAGATCTCCCACCTAGAAAAGGAGGACCTTAGTGCTCAGCGGCACCTTTGGGAACACCTCAGCAAAATCCGCAGCGAGCTATCTCACATCCACCAGGCACTGGAGAGGTCAGCTGTCCAGAGTGATGGACCTCTTGACCTGTCGGTTAAGAGGGACTCGACAGACTCGGCTGGTGAGCAGATTGCACAGGAGAACGCCGGCCTTCAAGACAACACAACTGATacggaagaggaggaggatgaggagctggACGAGAAAAAAGAGGATGAGGATGAGAACGACAGGAAGGCGTTGAGGGCTTCACTGGAAAGTCGGAAGCAGTCACTGGACATGCTGATCAAGATCAGTCAGGCCTCAGTGGTAAACACAGACGTTCTCTCTCCGGGGGGCCTTGGCCTGAGGCCGGCTGAGGCCTTGTGGCCGAGCAGAACCACCAAGTGTGAGGCCGACTCCAGCGTCCTGCTGTGTCCCGACGGTCGATCGGTCATGTTCACTGACATCCCCTCCTCTATCAAACCTCAAAAGAGATCGCCATCAATACACCGCCTGGAGTCTCAGTGTCCTCTGAGCCCGCTGGCTGTTCCTGACAGCTAA
- the LOC101161344 gene encoding pentraxin fusion protein, with product MSVKTAVLLLDVAVMLLTPSSATQVGLSEKVLVFPYETDFSFVALIPQKEMELRAFTLCMRVATELPEERQIILFAYRTADYDELNVWREKDGRVSLSMSGDGIFFHLPPLTTFRSSLCLTWESRTGLTAFWVDGKRSTYQVYKPGHSIRPKGTVLLGQDPDKHLGGLEAMQSFVGEVTDLNMWDSVLSRSMIQAWHYGHKVLKGNIFDWSSIEYELNGNVMVVHDD from the exons atg AGCGTCAAAACTGCCGTGCTTCTCCTTGATGTTGCTGTAATGTTGTTGACTCCCTCCTCAGCCACACAAG TAGGTCTGAGTGAGAAAGTTCTGGTCTTCCCCTATGAGACGGATTTCAGCTTCGTGGCTCTGATCCCACAGAAGGAAATGGAGCTCCGGGCCTTCACCCTCTGCATGCGTGTGGCTACAGAGCTGCCAGAGGAGCGACAGATCATCCTGTTTGCCTACCGCACGGCCGACTATGATGAGCTCAACGTGTGGCGTGAAAAAGATGGCCGCGTGTCCCTCTCCATGAGCGGGGACGGTATCTTTTTTCATCTCCCTCCTCTCACCACTTTCCGCTCCAGCCTCTGCCTCACATGGGAGTCTCGCACCGGCCTCACCGCTTTCTGGGTGGATGGCAAACGCAGCACCTACCAGGTCTACAAACCAGGTCACAGCATCCGTCCAAAAGGCACCGTCCTGCTAGGGCAAGACCCAGATAAACACTTGGGAGGGTTGGAGGCCATGCAGAGCTTTGTGGGGGAGGTGACTGACCTGAACATGTGGGACTCTGTGCTCTCCAGGAGCATGATTCAGGCCTGGCACTACGGACACAAGGTGCTCAAGGGGAATATCTTTGACTGGTCCAGCATAGAGTACGAGCTGAACGGGAATGTGATGGTGGTGCATGACGACTGA
- the stub1 gene encoding E3 ubiquitin-protein ligase CHIP, translating to MAGSPEKSSTAQEFKEQGNRLFLCRKYQDAASCYSKAINRNPSVAVYYTNRALCHVKLQQYDKALTDCKHALELDSQSVKAHFFLGQCHLELENYDEAIGNLQKAYNLAKEQRLNFGDDIPSALRIAKKKRWNSIEEKRINQENELHAYLTKLILAEKERELGDYKEKHDDNQNGSDAAKIASRHDKYLLDMEELFSQVDEKRKKREIPDYLCGKISFELMREPCITPSGITYDRKDIEEHLQRVGHFDPVTRSPLTQDQLIPNLAMKEVIDAFIQENGWVEDY from the exons ATGGCCGGCAGCCCGGAGAAGAGTTCCACCGCGCAGGAGTTCAAGGAGCAGGGGAACCGGCTTTTCCTCTGCCGCAAGTACCAGGATGCTGCCTCTTGCTATAGTAAAGCTATT AACCGCAATCCATCAGTGGCAGTATACTACACCAACAGGGCCCTCTGCCacgtgaagctgcagcagtaTGACAAGGCTCTGACAGATTGTAAGCATGCACTGGAGCTGGATAGTCAGTCTGTTAAAGCCCACTTCTTCCTGGGCCAGTGTCACCTGGAGCTGGAGAACTACGATGAGGCAATCGGCAATTTGCAAAAAG cttATAACTTGGCGAAAGAACAGAGGCTGAATTTTGGAGACGACATTCCCAGTGCTTTACGCATCGCCAAGAAAAAACGCTGGAACAGCATTGAGGAGAAACGCATCAACCAGGAGAACGAGTTACACGCTTATCTGACCAAACTCATTCTGGCTGAGAAGGAAAG AGAGCTGGgtgattacaaagaaaaacacgaTGACAATCAGAACGGAAGTGATGCTGCCAAGATCGCGTCAAGACAT GACAAATATTTATTGGATATGGAAGAGCTCTTCTCGCAAGTTgacgaaaaaagaaaa AAGCGGGAGATCCCGGATTATCTGTGTGGAAAGATCAGTTTTGAGCTGATGAGAGAACCCTGCATCACACCAAGCGGAATCACGTATGATCGCAAAGACATCGAAGAGCACTTACAG CGAGTCGGTCACTTCGACCCGGTCACCCGGAGCCCCCTGACCCAGGATCAGCTGATCCCTAACCTGGCTATGAAGGAAGTGATCGATGCCTTTATCCAGGAGAATGGTTGGGTGGAGGACTACTGA